The genomic stretch TGTGTGTGAAATACGCCCTGCCAGACACAAGTGCCTCTCTGGTGACGGCGGCTGAGGTGTTTAAATTTAACATAATGGCTTCTGGCAGCTGCGGCGTAGTTAAGATTCAGCAAGGGAATAGGGTTAATCAAAATACAATTTTAGTTAAAAATATTGGATTTAAATAATTTATGGCTTCGCTGGTGTTTTTCACAGCGTTTTAGGAATGTGatgttgtgtaaaaaaaaaagtgtaatagaGGGGGGATTGCATAAAGATGAACTAGCTGGCAAGCTTTCTGTCACGTTGTTCTGAAAGACTCTTTCTTGTGTATGTTTCTAGGGTTCCCCTTATGATGCACACACCACTGGCATGACAGGGGCAATCAGCTATCACCCATATGGCAGCCCGGCTTACCCATACCAATTAAATGATCCTGCTTATAGGAAAAACGCGACCAGGGACGCCACAGCCACACTGAAGGCCTGGTTACAGGAGCACCGGAAGAACCCTTACCCCACCAAGGGTGAGAAGATCATGCTGGCCATCATCACCAAGATGACCCTCACACAGGTCTCCACATGGTTTGCCAACGCCAGGCGGAGACTCAAGAAAGAGAACAAGATGACCTGGGCCCCTCGCAATAAAAGCGAAGATGAGGACGACGATGATGGAGATGGAGAAAGGGGCAAAGAAGAGCACTCAGACAAGCTGCAGGACAACAATGAGACCTCGGCAGAGGATGAAGGTGAGTCCTGCTTCTGGCCTTGCATCTCACATGATTACACCACCAGGCCCTGGctactcttaaccacttcactgcTGGAGATAAGCTCGCTATTTTAGTTGCCCGCTCCTTTATTAACCTGCTGCTATTTCTGTCTAATATACTGACAGTCGTTGTCACAATTTAGTACGTGGAACTACTTAGTTTAAACAATATTATTTAACCCCTCGATGGCCAGAGGTATACACAGGCGTAAAATGAGCACGCTTCTTAATGTTGCCCTTGCCTGTCTCTGTTACTGATACTTTACTGATTGAATTTACGGACTGGAATGAACATGTAATAGAGGGCCCAGGCGCCTGCGGAatagctagctaaatacaagtatatTCTATCAATGAATGCAATGCATAAGCCTAAAGTTTATTTTGTTTCCACCCTACAGGGATTAGTTTGCACGTCGATTCCCTGACTGATCACTCGTGTTCGGCCGAATCTGATGGGGAGAAGATACCCTGCAGAGCGGGGGACCATCTATGTGAATCAGGCACTGAATCTAAGGACAAATATGAGGATGAAGACGAGGATGATGAAGACCTCGATGAGGAAGACAGGCCTCTTTCTGCAAAAGCTGTGACCTCATCTCCTCTCACTGGCATAGAGGCCCCCGTGCTTAGTCACCAACACGAGGGGAGCCCCAGAACCTCAAACAAAGCCACCTTGGACAATAGGATATCCCCCAGTTCCCAGACACAGGCCAGCAAGCCTAAACTCTGGTCACTTGCTGAAATAGCCACCTCAGACGTTAAGCATCAGAATATTGGGCAGAGTGGCCAGCCGTCTTCTGTGTcctctgccacctcctcctcggCATCCCACAACTCGACATACCCCTCTTCATCCATCCTGGGCAGACACATCTACTACACATCGCCTTTTTATAGCAACTACACGAACTATGGGAATTTCAATGCCCTCCAAAGTCAAGGAATCCTCAGATATAATTCAGCCACGCTGGCTTCAAATGAGGGACTAAGTCAAACAGTTTTAAACAGCAATTCTCTGCACAAACACAGCACCAGTGACTCTATAAAGACTGCAACAAGTCCACTAGATCAGCACTACAGGTCAACTAGCTATGAATCAAAAAAAGGTAAGTGTGTTGCTCCCCAGAACACAACGTTAGTAACTGACTGTCAACTATTTCCTGCATTGTTCTACACAGCGTCCATCAGCAgccaaaataaacaaaacaaacacaagcGTGCTAAATGATTGATTTATATAAGGAGAAAACTGATTGTCTATAAATGTGATTACTCATAAGCCCTGCAAAACGAAGCCTAATGCTGTAAAAGAGAATTGTACTGAAAATAGCCATAACTGCGCCACAGTGGTTAAATGTAGCGTTTTCCCCATGTGTAACACATTTGGCCTGCTGTCACGCTGTATTTGGAGTTCTAAATGAGAGTATTTATGTTAATTGAAACCATAGTATTTAATGTAGCTTCTAAACCTCTTGGCTGAGGAGTAAGTCCATTGGAGAATTGGAACCTATAATCTAGTTAGCTGGCTGTGTCCTGTGACTAACTGACGGTTATATTTTGACAGATCCCACTGAAGtctgcacagtaggagtacaaccaTACCTATAGATGTGCAATCACACAGCAATCGAAGTAAGTGGAAACAGCCTGTATTGCCCTGACCATTTGGGACTAAGTTCAAGCAAGACCTATTGTGTAGCACAGAACTGCCCTTAACATCAAATGCTTTCTTATGACATGTCTTTTAAATGACTTCCCTACAAATTGTGACTAGTAGACAGGCCTTATATGTGTGCCCCAGTAAATGAGGAGGCACCACTATGTGCACTTTACTGATTGAATTTACGGACTGGAATGAACATGTATACCtcgagtgtgtatatatatatatatatatatatatatatatatatatatatatatatatatatatatatatatatatatatatatatatatatatatattcttgctTTATTGAGCATGACTATGCTGAACCTATCCATTACTGTTGCCAGGTTTGCATTGATTAATTAGGTGTATATTACTATATTAAAGTACATGTGACTGTAAGATAATAAGATATTATCTCTATAATCCTTGGAATCATAGTTCATAACTAAAGAGATGTTTTTTGAAGTGTTTGTgtgatttaaaaaatatttagtgATTTTTTCCTTGATTCACAGGTAGGTGTCACAATTGCTTTGAAAAAAAGTCAGCAAGCCATCGTGTCTCCCCGAGCTAATAAGTATAATTATCTAAATCCGGATCACATCTTGTGCCACTGTATAGAAGAAGACCCACCACAGAACACTATGAAATAGACTTtccctttgtttttgtttttttgtttttctttcccccAATTAACAAAGGAGATCTCATGGATGTGTTATTGGACTGGCATAGTATAGTTACCCTTCTATATGTATATTGTGACTTTTTTTGGAAACGATCTGTTTTCTCTCAGGATACCTTGACTTGATCACTTCATTGCCACGATATATATTCTATAGGTActataacatttattgtaataagtGGAGAGGAAGAAGGAACCAAGCCTATTTCTAAAAATCTATACCACAGAGACAATAATATGTCGTGATTGATGAACTGGAGTACTTAATATGTGGgtaaagaaacaaaacaaaacgaaaaagatttgatatttatttttgtaaagatattaaaaaaaaagcttctaGTAATTTATGCAAGTTGTATTGCAATGAaaatttaaaactttttttttgtaaataaatgctGCCTGGTTTTTATTTGAAAACAAATGATGACAGCTTTTGGACATTTTTTCTGCCTTGATTGTCAATGAATATTCtttaataatttatatattgaattgtaaataaacacaggcTAGACTGAAGAAGTACTTTGTGACTAGTCCTGCTGTTGCAGTATATGTGCAGTCCACGCATGCTTCTTGTCTGTAGATTAGTAGGGGGTCATTTACTAATGGGTGTCCGGGCTAAATTTCTTGTTTGGAACAGCCATCCTGTATAAGAAAGTGACAGCAATCCGTTTAAAATGTGTATCACATTAAGTTGAGCCTGGTAGTATTTAGAAgtctgaattattattattattattattattattattattattattattattattattattattattattttatttttattttttcatcatTTCCATCACCACTTTCACACACCCTCCCTAATCACTGCCTCCCCATCCTCACCATCATTATACTATAATAGATAGTCTGATGCAGCATCCTCCTCTACAAGGGAACTGGTCCAGCATCATCACTGCCAGGGACAATGTAAGCATTGTAAATTAGTATCCATCAAGAGAGGAAGGTAAGGCTGACCCAGCGTGGCTGCTAGACAAAGCGAGGGGACTATCTCATCCATTGCATACGCTAGATAACTCGCATTTAGCTTACTAGAGGGGAAAAAAGAAACCTATCCGTTTCCCACGAAGATAAATTGAGTGTATGTAGCATATGGTAATAAAACAAGAATAATAGCTTTTTAGATTGCCCTTTAATCAATCATACACTTATTTTTCAAGAGCCTCATCTATTTCATTCCGTGATTAATAATGTTTCGGGGTAAAGGCATTATTAGATCCCAGCAGGGGAGATCCTGTATGCTCctagttgctcaggaatggccagTTGAGGTTCATTATGGGCTGATATTGAACAATTTATAAAGTCATGTCTAAACATCTGCCAACTCAGATAGGCCCATGAGTGTAAGGATGGAAAATTGCTGAAGCAGTTGATATTGacaaacagatctctctccagtgGCCTTTTGTGCAGCGGAAATGAGTGGCCTCTTGCTCTGTCTTGTTAAAAAGGGCATCTCAAAGTGATCTTTAATATTTCAGTTATCAGCTCAGTATGTGTTACCCGGAAATGAGAGGATTTCAGCCCACAATCGCCACCAGCATCTGGTCAGCGAGCAAGgcagatatctatctatctatctatctatctatctatctatctatctatctatctatctatctatctatctatctatctatctatctatctatccatccatccatccatccatccatccacccatccatccacCCATCTATCTATTCCCTTTCTCTGTCTGCTTATCATCACATATCATCAACCAGGTTCTAATAGAAtcacaaaatacacatttatAAGTTTTCCAAATGAGCACAAGGGCTTGTAAATTTGAATTCTGCcagcctctgtgcatatgtaaaaaaacaaaaacacacacacacacacacacacacacacacacacacccctcttaCTTGTGTAACTGCTCACATACGCAGTGTGACTGTATCAACAACACAGGTGTTGTGCAACTTGTGAAAATAAGGATAATTTCTATGCAACTTctataatagtgtgtgtgtgtgtgtgtgtgtgtgtgtgtgtgtgtgtgtgtgtgtgtgtgtgtgtgtgtgtgtgtgtgtgtgtgtgttgtgtgtgtgtgtgtgtgtgtgtgtgtgtgtcgcactCACAGGTACTGTGAAGGGAAGAATGGTGCCTGTGTGTTTGTTGTGTTTATctaatccctagtcttggatgtttGACTATGTATTTATGCCatacaggctgtgacacagaccTCTCAGATGCTGCCTTTGAGCCTTTTATTGAGGTGGGTTTCTTTGTAAATAGGTTTTAGTCTCAGGTGGGATCCCCGGGGACACGATACAGTTGTCAGAAAGGACCAGAGGCGATTTCCACTCACAACTGCCTTGCTCTCGTCAAGCTTGAGCTTTTCCTTGCTCCCTTCAAATGTCAACATTTGTTCTCATAAAAGACCTATTGTTTCTGTAAGGCTGCTCACTAGTTGCTTCTGAAGCTTGGAAACACCTCACCTTGCTATGAAAGAAGACATTTAAACATGGACGACAGAGCACTTCAACTTTAGAAAAGTTCCTGATAAGTTTAATAGGAGAtatagggatggggggggggggggggtcctcaggAGAAATCTCCCTGCACACATCTAATGAGGGGATGCTAATTTGCTGCAAAGCATGCTCACATCACTTAGCCTTAATAATAGTTCCTATGAGATTGTAATGTGAACTGAATGGGTGATAGCATTCTTATCATTCCATTTCCTCTCTGGGAGTTACAAGATTTCATCTTTACAAATGATAGAGAATTATTTCACTAGCTCATTGCAAAGGAGTGTGCCTATCAGCTGGATGTACCCTGCATAGCTTCCTAACGTATCATTATCCTGGCACTCCGAGACAGACATGCGATAAGGTATCACAGGAATCCCATAATGAGGGGCTGATTCACATAGGTGAGCTCCAGGCGCGGCAGGAGTCCACCTTGAACCGCGCCGGCTGAAGGGGTTCACGCATTAACACCTCCATTTCTCTTCGAAGACAATGACGCTCGCTGTTTCAAATCCACTTTTCTCGTGTTTATATAATAAATAGCTTCCCGCCCGTGGCTCTGGCTGAGGAATTTAACTGCACAATCCCcatccaagtttttttttttaaacttccatACGTGTCAAAACAAAGATATTTTTCCCTGGTCAAGTAAGTGATCTGATGCCTGTTAGTTACATGCCTGACACTGGCTTGTGCTGTACACGACTGACATTGGCTTGTGTGACATCAGCTCTGTGCACGTCCAGGAACCCATGACCCATACCTCACATACTCATTGGGCTTTTCTTCGGGCCTGAGCAATTTCTGCTTTGCTTTCACTGGCGTCACTTCCCTACTGCACTGATGGGGACAAATAGCAACCTATATCCAGAACATCTGAACTGATATAATACATACCAAGCCTTCTATAAAGTCCCACAATAATAAAGTAAATGAAATTAGCACATAGAACAGCCCGTCAGCTGTATCCCTCCCtctctatacccccccccccaccaccaccaccaccaccttttaGAACCAGGGCCTACTGCAAATATGATGTAAAAGTGAATTCATTTTAATAACCAAAATCACAAACAATCACTTTTATGCTTTTAAAATCTTCCAACTAGACTCTTGGAAGTGAACGTAATTTAATTTCAGCCTTCTTCTTCATAGTACATCTTGTACACATATTTTAGCCCCCTATCCCCCCACCCTTCCCCATTAACTTCTCATAGACAGATATGCTATGATTTTTAATTCCTCTGTACTAGGCTGAAAGTGAATGCAGGATCGCTTCACTGCTCTTCATAACTTCATAATATCCCGCTCCCACCCCGTCACTGGGGCTGCTATGAAGAGTATAATGATTACACAAATCATACAGCAACGCCTATCTGCATAATAATCACGAGATGTAAAATAGTCGTTGCAGACCTGACGGCATTATAGTAATATCAGCTGGGCTGCTTAGGGGCTATCGCTGTTCTCATACCCCTTATCTTTCCCTGCTACGTTTAGAAGTAAAGTTTTGGGGTGAGGGTGAAGTTAGAGGAATGCCATTTAAATTGAGAACTTCAAAAGTTTATCATACAAATTATGAAATCATGAACGACGCCATATGGTCAGGTACCCTGTTGAAGAAGTGACTAaaaagcacacacacatatatatataacacacaaacacacacacacacacacacacacacacacacacacacacacacacacacacacacacacacacacacacacacacacacacacacacacacacacacacacacacacacacacacacacacacacacacacacacacacacacacacacacacacacacacacacacacacacacacacatacacatacacacacacacacacacacatatacacacacatatatatatatatacacacacatatatatatatatatatatatatatatatatatatatatatatatatactcgagGGTTAATAATAAGGCTTTAATATTGACATTCAATTCCATTGATCAGAAATATAATTGATTTCACAGTCTTTAGAAGGCTCCGACAGAGACGTCCATTTAGGCAAATGATTGACAATTTGTTGTGTGTATAACGCCTTATAAATTATTAATCAGCCCTGTCAACAACGGTGTGATTATTGCACTCTTTTGAAATGAGTATTTTTCCTCCTGACATAATTATTCCACATTATCACATTGTAATAATGTCACAGATAATTTAATTAAGGTTATGCTTTGATGAAGTTCTTTTTAGTCTGCGCACATAAACGCTGGTTAGTTGGTTTATCATTGATAATTTCATAAAGCAGCGA from Hyperolius riggenbachi isolate aHypRig1 chromosome 5, aHypRig1.pri, whole genome shotgun sequence encodes the following:
- the IRX2 gene encoding iroquois-class homeodomain protein IRX-2, translating into MSYPQGYLYQPPGSLALYSCPAYGASALAAPRSEELARSSSGSAFSPYPGSAAFSAQTATGFSSPLQYSSDPTGFTSYMGSPYDAHTTGMTGAISYHPYGSPAYPYQLNDPAYRKNATRDATATLKAWLQEHRKNPYPTKGEKIMLAIITKMTLTQVSTWFANARRRLKKENKMTWAPRNKSEDEDDDDGDGERGKEEHSDKLQDNNETSAEDEGISLHVDSLTDHSCSAESDGEKIPCRAGDHLCESGTESKDKYEDEDEDDEDLDEEDRPLSAKAVTSSPLTGIEAPVLSHQHEGSPRTSNKATLDNRISPSSQTQASKPKLWSLAEIATSDVKHQNIGQSGQPSSVSSATSSSASHNSTYPSSSILGRHIYYTSPFYSNYTNYGNFNALQSQGILRYNSATLASNEGLSQTVLNSNSLHKHSTSDSIKTATSPLDQHYRSTSYESKKDPTEVCTVGVQPYL